In the genome of Raphanus sativus cultivar WK10039 chromosome 4, ASM80110v3, whole genome shotgun sequence, one region contains:
- the LOC108854613 gene encoding protein EXECUTER 1, chloroplastic: MTSLSTPPSQNLAFSPAATSSRLAPAKRPFYPQRISDPSSLCRCSSSGGNPSSSSSSSSDGNSPRWDAAIQDVLKSAIKRFDSVMSWYANQDKVAQDDVVSGGGQGWGDIKKEEESDWDWERWKKHFERIDDQDRLLSVLKSQLNGAVKREDYEDAARLKVAIAAASTNDSVGKVMSSFNRAVLEERYEDAVYLRDEAGAGLVGWWSGISEDVKDPFGLIVQITAEHGRYVARSYNPRQLSASAAGAPLFEIFLTVDAKGNYKKQAVYLKWKEIFPDVPTIPTTTRSLNTPRLLTPPVWKEDAGSLDLAVESSEDDEESDSSDDDSDLLDESSGFQTFLRDMIPGVKVKVMKVSSPGKVDKDFISKVIDQIADEEDEDEETDFDIEEIVVEDETKSETDDKNSDIELESVTDEVIDSNGGKEIAVKFVISDIVGRLSGNQPLKESLRSPANLESVEKSSFYLRLEKDLNVQESKGVEGTLVGGKGNRQSRRRIDNIMVDLAKSIEKDKKISVKMLKDVGELLSLTLSQAQSRQQLSGLTKFRRIDVTPSLDPLDGLYIGAHGLYTSEVIHLKRKFGQWKGGKESKKSKDIEFYEYVEAVKLTGDPYVPAGKVAFRAKIGRRYELPHRGLIPEEFGVIARYKGQGRLADPGFRNPRWVDGELVILDGKYVKGGPVVGFVYWAPEYHFVMFFNRLRLQA; this comes from the exons ATGACTTCCTTATCCACGCCTCCGTCACAAAACCTCGCCTTCTCCCCCGCCGCCACGTCATCCAGACTCGCTCCCGCCAAAAGACCGTTTTACCCTCAACGTATCTCCGATCCTTCTTCCCTCTGCCGCTGCTCCTCCTCCGGCGGCAATCCATCAtcgtcctcttcctcttcctccgaTGGTAATAGCCCTAGATGGGACGCTGCGATTCAGGATGTCCTAAAGAGCGCCATCAAACGTTTCGATTCGGTTATGAGCTGGTACGCCAATCAGGATAAGGTGGCTCAAGACGACGTCGTTTCCGGTGGTGGGCAAGGATGGGGAGATATCAAGAAGGAGGAGGAAAGTGATTGGGATTGGGAGCGATGGAAGAAGCATTTCGAACGTATTGATGACCAGGACCGTCTTCTCTCTGTCCTAAAG TCTCAATTAAATGGAGCCGTTAAACGAGAAGACTATGAAGATGCTGCGAGGCTCAAGGTGGCCATTGCAGCTGCATCCACAAACGACTCTGTTGGCAAAGTCATGTCTAGTTTCAAT AGAGCTGTTCTTGAAGAGCGTTACGAGGATGCAGTATACTTACGAGATGAAGCTGGTGCTGGGTTG GTAGGGTGGTGGTCGGGTATTTCGGAAGATGTCAAAGATCCTTTTGGTCTTATTGTTCAAATCACCGCAGAGCATGGGAGATATGTGGCTAGAAGTTATAACCCTCG GCAGCTTAGTGCATCTGCGGCGGGTGCTCCCCTTTTTGAAATCTTTCTCACAGTTGATGCAAAAGGGAACTACAAAAAACAG GCTGTGTACTTAAAATGGAAGGAGATATTTCCAGACGTTCCAACTATTCCTACCACTACCAGAAGTCTGAATACTCCCAGGCTTTTGACTCCACCTGTATGGAAGGAAGATGCAGGTAGTCTTGATCTTGCCGTCGAGTCTagtgaagatgatgaagagagTGACAGCTCAGACGACGATTCTGATCTCCTTGATGAATCTTCTGGTTTCCAGACTTTCCTGCGAGATATGATCCCTGGTGTCAAAGTCAAGGTGATGAAAGTGAGTTCCCCTGGAAAGGTGGACAAAGATTTCATCTCTAAAGTTATTGATCAGATAGCTGAtgaagaggatgaagatgaagagaccGATTTTGATATAGAAGAGATCGTTGTGGAAGACGAAACCAAGTCTGAAACCGATGACAAAAACTCTGATATAGAATTGGAGTCTGTGACTGATGAAGTCATTGACAGCAACGGAGGGAAGGAAATAGCAGTTAAGTTTGTGATAAGTGACATTGTTGGTAGACTTTCTGGAAACCAACCTCTTAAAGAGTCACTTAGATCACCTGCCAATCTGGAATCTGTGGAGAAGTCTTCGTTTTATCTTCGGTTAGAGAAGGATTTAAACGTACAAGAGTCCAAAGGTGTTGAAGGTACACTAGTTGGTGGAAAAGGTAACCGCCAAAGTAGACGTAGGATTGATAACATTATGGTTGATCTGGCCAAATCCATTGAGAAAGACAAGAAGATTTCTGTCAAG ATGCTTAAGGATGTTGGGGAGCTGTTGAGCCTCACTCTCAGCCAGGCTCAGAGCCGTCAACAGTTGTCTGGATTGACTAAATTCCGTCGCATTGATGTGACACCATCGCTAGATCCTCTAGATG GGCTATATATTGGAGCACATGGGCTGTATACATCAGAAGTAATTCATCTAAAACGCAAATTTGGGCAGTGGAAAGGTGGGAAGGAGTCTAAGAAGTCAAAGGATATTGAGTTTTATGAATATGTCGAAGCTGTGAAATTAACTGGAGATCCTTATGTGCCTGCTGGGAAG GTAGCATTTCGCGCAAAGATTGGTAGACGTTATGAGCTTCCACATAGAGGTCTCATCCCTGAAGAATTTGGAGTG attgCTAGATACAAAGGACAAGGTAGGCTTGCTGATCCTGGATTTCGTAATCCAAGATGGGTAGACGGCGAGCTTGTTATCCTGGATGGCAAG TATGTCAAAGGAGGACCTGTCGTTGGATTTGTCTATTGGGCACCTGAATATCACTTTGTGATGTTCTTCAACCGTCTGAGGCTTCAAGCTTAG
- the LOC108849939 gene encoding uncharacterized protein LOC108849939, whose product MERRAEDDEETAAEPSGEAIRSRLSNRADPFLVVCRCFSFVTSLVAVLCVVVNVLAAIRSFRDSHDIFDGIFRCYAVLIACFVVLAETEWGFILKFSKVLEYWAGRGMLQIFVAVMTRAFPDYMTQKKDLLLLQNIASYMLLACGLVYFISGILCIGFLKRARQKKEISKEQAVKDLEEIDRRREELEQLLVEHRSRDDV is encoded by the exons ATGGAGAGGAGGGCAGAGGACGATGAAGAAACCGCCGCCGAACCTTCTGGTGAAGCCATAAGATCTCGGCTCAGTAACAGAGCAGACCCTTTCCTTGTTGTTTGCAGGTGTTTCAGCTTCGTTACATCTCTCGTCGCTGTTCTCTGCGTTGTCGTTAATGTTCTCGCTGCCATTCGCTCCTTCCGGGACAGCCACGAT ATATTCGATGGAATATTCAGGTGCTATGCTGTGTTGATTGCTTGTTTTGTGGTTCTTGCCGAGACGGAATGGGGATTTATCCTTAAATTCTCCAAGGTTCTTGAGTACTGGGCTGGGAGAGGAATGCTTCAGATTTT TGTGGCTGTGATGACAAGAGCTTTCCCTGACTATATGACTCAAAAGAAGGATCTCTTGCTTCTACAGAACATCGCAAGCTACATGCTCCTCGCTTGTGGTCTTGTCTATTTCATATCA GGGATTCTATGCATTGGTTTTCTGAAACGTGCTCGACAGAAGAAGGAGATCTCGAAAGAACAAGCTGTCAAAGATCTTGAG GAGATAGACAGACGCAGGGAAGAGCTGGAACAGTTGCTCGTGGAGCATCGGAGTAGAGACGATGTGTAA
- the LOC108830315 gene encoding 4-substituted benzoates-glutamate ligase GH3.12-like, giving the protein MINLTEEDAGLAVLEKLTSNVKQIQDAVLKEILTCDANTEYLRSFLHGSSDKELFKKNVPVGTYEDFKPYIERVVNGESSEIISGKPITGFTLTSGTSGGKQKLIPLNNKYLENARLLFDLRYLVLSKHVDGHNEGKGLHLIFLKPASKTLSGLPASYATTHFMKSDYYVKNLPSYWDTSSTSPSEIKFCPDNKQSLYCHLLCGLVLRDEVTRVCANFASILVQGITFLENFWKEMCSNIRSGQLSDWITDSCKDSVSMILGGPNPQLSDIIEDICNQKSWKGIIPQLWPKIKFIECIVTGQMAQHVPLLEFYVNDLPLVSPNYASSEAMFGVNLNPLCKPQDVSYTFLPNMSYFEFIPIGEVNDTIVDLVNVNLGRYYELVVTNYAGLHRYRVGDILQVTGFYNSAPQFKFIRRQNVVLSVYLEATTEEDLLKGVTRASQVLKSSYIMLRDFTCYPHVSDIPGHYVLYWELKGNKDDGINELDTNMLVECCSVVEKSLGALYKRYRSKEGSIGALEIRVVQQGAFDVLMEYFISQGASLAQYKTPRCIKSSEAIQVLENRVFARFSSEKLP; this is encoded by the exons ATGATTAACCTCACGGAAGAAGATGCTGGCTTAGCTGTGCTAGAGAAATTGACGTCCAACGTGAAGCAAATACAAGATGCGGTACTGAAAGAGATACTAACATGTGATGCCAACACAGAATATCTTAGGAGTTTTCTCCATGGGAGTTCAGATAAAGAGCTTTTTAAGAAGAATGTTCCGGTAGGGACCTATGAAGATTTTAAGCCATACATTGAACGTGTCGTGAACGGCGAGTCATCAGAGATCATTTCGGGCAAGCCTATTACTGGATTCACACTGAC GTCTGGAACTTCAGGAGGAAAACAGAAGTTAATACCTCTGAACAATAAATACTTGGAGAATGCTAGATTATTATTTGATCTTCGCTACCTCGTATTATCCaa GCATGTCGATGGCCACAACGAAGGAAAAGGGTTGCATCTCATCTTCCTTAAACCAGCCTCCAAGACTCTATCTGGTTTGCCAGCTTCATATGCTACTACACATTTCATGAAAAGCGATTATTATGTGAAGAACCTACCATCATATTGGGATACTTCAAGCACAAGTCCCAGTGAAATCAAATTTTGTCCTGACAATAAACAGAGTCTATACTGTCATCTCCTTTGTGGTCTTGTCCTGAGAGATGAAGTTACAAGAGTGTGTGCTAACTTTGCTTCTATCTTGGTTCAAGGAATCACTTTTCTTGAAAACTTTTGGAAAGAGATGTGCAGTAACATACGATCAGGTCAGCTTAGTGATTGGATCACTGATAGCTGCAAGGACTCTGTTTCCATGATACTTGGAGGACCTAATCCTCAACTGTCAGATATAATAGAAGATATATGCAACCAAAAGTCATGGAAAGGTATTATTCCACAGCTCTGGCCCAAAATCAAGTTTATTGAATGCATTGTTACAGGACAGATGGCTCAACACGTTCCATTATTGGAGTTTTATGTCAATGATCTGCCTCTTGTTTCCCCAAATTATGCTTCTTCTGAAGCGATGTTTGGGGTAAATCTGAATCCTCTATGCAAACCACAAGATGTCTCGTATACATTTCTGCCAAACATGTCATACTTCGAGTTTATACCAATTGGTGAAGTAAACGACACAATTGTTGATCTTGTGAACGTAAACTTAGGTCGCTACTATGAACTTGTAGTCACTAACTATGCTG gTTTACACCGTTATAGGGTGGGTGACATTCTACAGGTGACTGGATTTTACAATAGCGCACcacaatttaaatttatacgAAGACAAAATGTGGTCTTAAGTGTTTATTTGGAGGCAACAACAGAAGAAGACCTTTTAAAAGGAGTGACTCGTGCATCACAAGTACTTAAATCTTCATACATAATGTTGAGGGATTTCACATGCTATCCTCATGTCTCCGACATTCCAGGTCACTATGTTCTTTATTGGGAACTCAAAGGAAACAAAGATGATGGAATCAATGAGCTTGACACCAATATGTTGGTGGAATGTTGCTCTGTAGTAGAGAAATCCCTTGGTGCTCTTTACAAGAGATATCGGAGTAAGGAAGGATCTATTGGAGCTTTAGAGATAAGGGTGGTTCAACAAGGAGCATTTGATGTTCTCATGGAATATTTCATTTCTCAAGGTGCTTCTCTGGCTCAATACAAGACACCTAGATGCATAAAATCTTCTGAGGCCATACAAGTTCTTGAAAACAGGGTTTTTGCTCGTTTTTCCAGCGAGAAATTACCTTAA
- the LOC108851348 gene encoding uncharacterized protein LOC108851348 — protein sequence MKYIIIQGLDLDVVGGGENIGMDGKLVGREGIVVGNEGKVGIGIGGIEVGIVGRVVCGNVDGSGGIEVGMVGRVGCGNVDGNGGIEVGIVGRLGCGKVDGNGGSPTVGIGIFGI from the coding sequence ATGaagtatataattattcaaGGACTCGATTTAGATGTAGTAGGCGGAGGAGAGAACATCGGAATGGATGGGAAATTAGTCGGGAGAGAAGGAATCGTTGTGGGGAATGAAGGTAAAGTTGGCATTGGAATAGGAGGGATTGAAGTGGGAATTGTGGGAAGAGTTGTTTGTGGCAATGTTGATGGCAGTGGAGGGATTGAAGTGGGCATGGTGGGAAGAGTTGGTTGTGGCAATGTTGATGGCAATGGAGGAATTGAAGTGGGCATTGTGGGAAGACTTGGTTGTGGCAAGGTTGATGGTAACGGAGGTAGTCCCACTGTTGGGATAGGCATATTTGGAATTTGA
- the LOC108849950 gene encoding uncharacterized protein LOC108849950 yields MMTKPSVWRRLVTCLSSLKSYLKVLCIILTVFVLLQISSIQITQRSLSLPPSLFTYLKHQHEQTSDNKTAYLVEKLRESVTFLPLKDHRFSNKPLEGHTWFMSSLFDNQTKDEAQYQEFPSDSSKGRLLCLRGVHEHDGSWNYYALAWPEAIPTSALLQKGLTFVSYNQYDYYNLWHGLSTMVPFVSWSLRNRCERPQKWVLYHWGELRFGMGHWLSEILKATYSQEPEFTRFIDEEKPVCFEKAVVMRHDQAGMSRERRMEAFDHIRCKARNYCNVTSSETSKPRIGMTLLLRTGARAFRNESVVINVFKRECERVEGCELNVSYSDNLTFCQQVELMQKTDVLVSTHGAQLTNLFLMDRGSSVMEFFPKGWLQLAGVGQRVFQWGANWSGMRHEGTWHDPVGEKCEFLDTDRRCMSVYKNAMIGHNETYFGEWARSVLDKFENRTKQNITEHNHGYDSLDECRC; encoded by the coding sequence ATGATGACTAAACCTAGTGTGTGGCGAAGGCTAGTTACTTGCTTATCCTCCCTGAAGTCCTACTTGAAAGTCTTGTGCATCATTCTCACTGTTTTCGTTCTTCTCCAAATCAGTTCAATTCAAATCACTCAACGCTCCCTTTCACTCCCTCCTTCACTCTTTACGTATCTGAAACACCAACACGAGCAAACATCAGACAACAAGACGGCTTACTTGGTGGAAAAGCTACGTGAATCAGTGACATTCCTTCCACTCAAGGACCATCGCTTCTCAAACAAACCACTCGAGGGTCATACTTGGTTCATGAGCTCTCTCTTTGATAACCAAACCAAAGACGAGGCTCAGTACCAAGAGTTTCCTTCAGATTCTTCCAAAGGAAGACTTCTATGCTTGAGAGGAGTTCACGAGCATGATGGATCATGGAACTACTACGCGCTGGCTTGGCCTGAAGCTATTCCTACCAGTGCCCTTCTTCAGAAGGGTTTGACTTTTGTCTCTTATAATCAATACGATTACTATAACTTGTGGCATGGACTATCCACCATGGTCCCGTTCGTTTCTTGGAGCTTAAGAAACCGATGCGAAAGGCCTCAGAAATGGGTTTTATACCACTGGGGAGAGCTAAGGTTTGGAATGGGACATTGGTTAAGCGAAATACTCAAAGCTACTTACAGTCAAGAACCGGAGTTTACACGGTTTATCGATGAGGAGAAGCCGGTTTGCTTCGAGAAGGCTGTTGTTATGAGACATGACCAAGCTGGAATGTCAAGGGAGAGAAGAATGGAGGCTTTCGATCACATCAGATGCAAAGCGAGAAACTACTGTAACGTCACCTCATCAGAGACATCGAAACCTCGAATTGGTATGACACTGCTATTGAGAACCGGAGCCAGAGCTTTCAGGAACGAATCAGTGGTGATCAATGTCTTTAAGAGAGAGTGCGAGAGAGTGGAAGGGTGTGAACTAAACGTTTCTTACTCAGACAATCTAACGTTTTGTCAGCAAGTGGAGCTGATGCAGAAGACCGATGTGTTGGTATCAACGCACGGTGCACAGCTAACCAACTTGTTTTTAATGGATAGAGGTAGTAGCGTGATGGAGTTTTTCCCCAAAGGGTGGCTTCAGCTTGCTGGAGTTGGACAGCGTGTGTTCCAATGGGGAGCTAACTGGTCAGGAATGAGACACGAAGGCACGTGGCACGATCCTGTTGGAGAAAAATGTGAGTTTCTTGATACTGATAGACGATGCATGTCGGTGTATAAGAACGCCATGATCGGACACAATGAGACTTACTTTGGCGAGTGGGCGAGAAGCGTTTTGGACAAGTTTGAAAATAGAACGAAGCAGAATATCACAGAACACAACCACGGTTATGATTCGTTAGATGAATGTCGGTGTTAA
- the LOC130511971 gene encoding uncharacterized protein LOC130511971 isoform X1 has protein sequence MMRGSILAGRLGYLRSRSCSSLSSVKGRSFPLSLCLSLSHTHTIVLHLFVDATTKEQAAGSNMRTVVVRGIIACSGYNLGSYLYSPADPETQPRRPRSDPPKKVTEHYAHLVQSAREAKRLHEENVDEISKALSILVESHASLEEQLLRTKSKVSK, from the exons ATGATGCGTGGATCCATCCTTGCCGGGAGATTGGGGTATCTCCGATCTCGCAGCTGCTCTTCCCTGAGTAGTGTGAAaggtcgatcctttcctctctctctctgtctctctctctctcacacacacacgATTGTTTTGCACCTGTTTGTAGATGCGACTACCAAGGAGCAAGCTGCGGGTTCAAACATGCGGACAGTTGTCGTCAGAGGGATAATTGCATGCTCTGGATACAATCTTG GGTCCTACTTGTACTCCCCAGCCGATCCAGAAACTCAACCACGAAGACCTCGAAGCGACCCTCCCAAAAAAGTTACAGAGCATTACGCTCACCTGGTTCAG TCAGCTCGGGAGGCAAAACGATTACATGAAGAAAACGTTGATGAGATTAGCAAGGCTTTGTCAATTCTGGTGGAATCCCATGCTAGTCTAGAGGAGCAACTGTTGAGAACCAAGTCCAAGGTCTCAAAGTAG
- the LOC130511971 gene encoding uncharacterized protein LOC130511971 isoform X2, whose amino-acid sequence MMRGSILAGRLGYLRSRSCSSLSSVKDATTKEQAAGSNMRTVVVRGIIACSGYNLGSYLYSPADPETQPRRPRSDPPKKVTEHYAHLVQSAREAKRLHEENVDEISKALSILVESHASLEEQLLRTKSKVSK is encoded by the exons ATGATGCGTGGATCCATCCTTGCCGGGAGATTGGGGTATCTCCGATCTCGCAGCTGCTCTTCCCTGAGTAGTGTGAAag ATGCGACTACCAAGGAGCAAGCTGCGGGTTCAAACATGCGGACAGTTGTCGTCAGAGGGATAATTGCATGCTCTGGATACAATCTTG GGTCCTACTTGTACTCCCCAGCCGATCCAGAAACTCAACCACGAAGACCTCGAAGCGACCCTCCCAAAAAAGTTACAGAGCATTACGCTCACCTGGTTCAG TCAGCTCGGGAGGCAAAACGATTACATGAAGAAAACGTTGATGAGATTAGCAAGGCTTTGTCAATTCTGGTGGAATCCCATGCTAGTCTAGAGGAGCAACTGTTGAGAACCAAGTCCAAGGTCTCAAAGTAG
- the LOC108836438 gene encoding uncharacterized protein LOC108836438 isoform X2, producing the protein MALRKLVSSVAKVVETQVRVDRLSSTMKRVWEEEVSQNKLGVSLVLAAAGLVGHKKSEYDDVKKLRAQLHQILADCEIVLLRCDANSQAFRSTEAKMKKLKREIWLSKET; encoded by the exons ATGGCGTTGCGGAAGCTAGTGTCCTCCGTTGCTAAAGTAGTCGAAACG CAGGTTAGGGTTGACCGATTGTCATCGACCATGAAACGTGTGTGGGAAGAAGAGGTCAGCCAGAACAAACTCGGTGTTTCCCTGGTACTAGCCGCTGCAGGTCTGGTCGGTCACAAAAAGAGCG aGTATGATGATGTGAAAAAATTGAGAGCACAGCTCCATCAGATACTTGCGGATTGTGAGATCGTGTTGCTGCGTTGCGATGCAAATTCGCAAGCTTTTCGTTCTACGGAGGCGAAG atgaagaagctgaagagAGAAATTTGGTTATCCAAGGaaacatga
- the LOC108836438 gene encoding uncharacterized protein LOC108836438 isoform X3 yields MALRKLVSSVAKVVETVRVDRLSSTMKRVWEEEVSQNKLGVSLVLAAAGLVGHKKSEYDDVKKLRAQLHQILADCEIVLLRCDANSQAFRSTEAKMKKLKREIWLSKET; encoded by the exons ATGGCGTTGCGGAAGCTAGTGTCCTCCGTTGCTAAAGTAGTCGAAACG GTTAGGGTTGACCGATTGTCATCGACCATGAAACGTGTGTGGGAAGAAGAGGTCAGCCAGAACAAACTCGGTGTTTCCCTGGTACTAGCCGCTGCAGGTCTGGTCGGTCACAAAAAGAGCG aGTATGATGATGTGAAAAAATTGAGAGCACAGCTCCATCAGATACTTGCGGATTGTGAGATCGTGTTGCTGCGTTGCGATGCAAATTCGCAAGCTTTTCGTTCTACGGAGGCGAAG atgaagaagctgaagagAGAAATTTGGTTATCCAAGGaaacatga
- the LOC108836438 gene encoding uncharacterized protein LOC108836438 isoform X1: protein MALRKLVSSVAKVVETQQVRVDRLSSTMKRVWEEEVSQNKLGVSLVLAAAGLVGHKKSEYDDVKKLRAQLHQILADCEIVLLRCDANSQAFRSTEAKMKKLKREIWLSKET, encoded by the exons ATGGCGTTGCGGAAGCTAGTGTCCTCCGTTGCTAAAGTAGTCGAAACG CAGCAGGTTAGGGTTGACCGATTGTCATCGACCATGAAACGTGTGTGGGAAGAAGAGGTCAGCCAGAACAAACTCGGTGTTTCCCTGGTACTAGCCGCTGCAGGTCTGGTCGGTCACAAAAAGAGCG aGTATGATGATGTGAAAAAATTGAGAGCACAGCTCCATCAGATACTTGCGGATTGTGAGATCGTGTTGCTGCGTTGCGATGCAAATTCGCAAGCTTTTCGTTCTACGGAGGCGAAG atgaagaagctgaagagAGAAATTTGGTTATCCAAGGaaacatga